AGACGAGGCCGAGCACCCCCGAGCTCGCGGCGATCAGCGCACCGACCGCGAGACCGAACCACGCACCCCAGGCCACGGTGCGGCCGAGCACTCGGTGCACCTGCTTCTCGTCGCCGGCTCCGAGCTCCTTGCCGATCAGGGCCTGCGCGGCGATCGCCAGCGCATCGAGCGCGAAGGCCGCGGCGGAGAAGATGGTGAAGACGATCTGCCAGCCGGCGAGCTCCTCGGTCCCGATGCCCGTGGCGACGGCGACCGTCACGAGGAGGGCGACGCGCAGGCTCACGGTGCGCAGGAACAGCCAGCCGCCGGAGGCGGCGGTGCTGCGCATGCCCGCCCGCTGTGCACGGAGCGAAGCGCTGTGCCGGGTGGCGAGCCGGCGCACGACCAGCACGTACGCGGCGACCATGCCCCACTGCGCGGCGACGGTGCCCGCGGCGGATCCGGCGATGCCCCACCCGAGCCCGTAGATGAAGAGCCAGTTGAGCAGCGCGTTGGCGCCGAATCCGAGGCCGGCGATCCACAGCGGCGTCACCGTGTCCTGCATCCCGCGCAGCAGGCCGGTCGCGGCGAACACGATCAGCATCGCCGGCAGCCCCCACATCGAGATGACGAGGTAGGCGTTCGCCTGTTCGGCGACGGCTTCCCCCGCACCGAACAGCGAGACGAGCCACGGCGATGCGACGGTGCCGACGACAGCGAGCGCCGCGCCCAGCGCGAGAGCCAGCCACATCCCGTTCACTCCCACGGTCACGGCTTCGCCGGGTCGGCCGGCGCCGAAGCGACGAGCGACCGCCGGGGTGGTCGAGTACGCAAGGAAGACCATCAGGCCGACGATCGTCTGCAGCACGGCCCCGGCGATGCCGAGCCCGGCGAGCGGCGTGGTGCCCAGATGCCCGACCAGGGCCGCGTCGACGATGAGGAAGGCGGGCTCCGCGATCAGAGCGCCCAGCGCGGGAACGGCGAGCCGCAGGATCTCTCGATTGAGGGAGCGGCGCGCGGTCATCTTCCGAGCTTAGGGTGGGGAGGGAACTCGGATGCTGCGGAGGTGCATCATGACGGATCCACGGGAGAGCGCTGCGCGATATCGGGCGCGGCAGCAGCAGGGCTCGACAGGCGACGACGAGGAGGGCATCGCCCCGGGCGTCGCGGCCGCCGTCGATCGGGCGGCCTTCATCGAGACAGCGATCCAGGTGGCGATCCGGCGTGGCGAGTTCGACGACCTGCCCGGTGCGGGCAAGCCGCTGGAGGGTCTGGGCACGCACCACGATCCGGACTGGTGGATCCGCCGCAAGATCGAGACCGAGAACCTCACCGGGCTCGGCCCGCCCGCCATCCTGCTGCGCAACGAGGACCGCGAGCTCGACGATCAGCTCGACCTCCTCGGACGGGAGTCCGACGTGCGCGATGTGCTGGCCGACTTCAACCGGCGCGTGATCGAGGCGCGTCGTCAGCTCCAGGGCGGGCCCCCGGTGGTCACCGCGACCAGGGACGTCGAGGCCTCCGTGGCAGCCTGGCGCGAGCGCCGTGCGGCCCGGCCCGCGGCATCCGCTCCCGAGCCGGAGCGTCGCCGCCGTCGCTGGGGGATCCGCAAGACCGAATGACGGAGGCGCGTCATAGGCTGTTCGCATGACTGACGTTCTTCCCGTGGGCCTCGCCCTTGATGAGTTCAGCTCCGACATCCGCCCGCAGGACGACCTGTACCGCCACGTGAACGGCGCCTGGCTCGCTCGCACCGAGATCCCGGGCGACAAGGCGCGCTGGGGCTCGTTCCACCTGCTCGCGGAGCAGGCCGAGAAAGACGTCAGGACGATCATCGAGGAGTCGCAGGATGCCGAGGACAGCACCCTCGCCCGCAAGATCGGCGACCTGTTCGCGAGCTTCATGGACACCGCGCGCATCGAAGCGGCCGGCACCGCTCCGCTCGCCGACACCCTGGCCGAGATCGACGCGATCGACAGCATCCCGTCGTTCCTGCGCACGGTCGGCGCCTATGACCGCGACGGCCGCGCGCACCTGATCGGGTTCTACGTCGACGGCGACCCGGGCGACCCGGAGCGCTACGTGCCGGTCATCGTGCAGTCGGGGCTCTCGCTGCCCGACGAGAGCTACTTCCGGCTCGACACGTTCGAGGAGACGAGGGCCAAGTACCGCGCGCACCTCGAGCGTCTGCTCGCGCTCGCCGGAATCGCGGATGCCGCCGCCCAGGCCGACCGGGCGATCACGCTCGAGACCGAGCTGGCCGGCCACCACTGGGACAACGTGAAGAGCCGCGACGCGGTCGCGACCTACAACCTGAGGAACTGGACCGAGATCCAGGAGCTCGCCGGCGTGGACCTCGCCCCCTGGCGCGAAGCGGTCGCCCCGTCGAACCCGCGTGCTTTCGACGAGGCCGTCGTCTCGCAGCCGAGCTTCCTCGAGGGCCTCGGCGCGCTTCTCACCGCCGAGCGCCTCGACGACTGGAAGGCCTGGCTGCGCGCGCAGGTCGTGCACGCGGCGGCGCCGTACCTGACCGACGACTTCGTGCAGGAGAACTTCTCGTTCTACGGGACCGAGCTCACCGGCGTCCCGACGATCCGCGAGCGCTGGAAGCGCGGTGTGTCGGTGACCGAGGGCGCGCTGAGCGAGGCGATCGGCAAGGTCTACGTCGAGCGCCACTACCCGCCGACGGCGAAGGCGGCGATGGACGAGCTCGTCGCGAACCTCATCGAGGCGTACCGCCGGAGCATCACGGACCTCGAGTGGATGACGGCCGAGACGCGCGAGCGCGCGCTGGCCAAGCTCGACTCCTTCACCCCCAAGATCGGCCACCCGACCGTGTGGCGCGATTACTCGAGCCTCACGATCGACCGGGCCGACCTGTTCGGCAACATCCGCCGTGCCGCGATCGTCGAGCACGACCGCCACGTCGACAAGGTCGGCAAGCCGATCGACCGCGACGAGTGGCACATGCCGCCGCAGATGGTGAACGCCTACTACAACCCGTCGATGAACGAGATCGTGTTCCCCGCGGCGATCCTGCAGTACCCGTTCTTCGACGCCGCACGAGACGCCGCCGCGAACTACGGCGGCATCGGCGCGGTCATCGGCCACGAGATCGGCCACGGATTCGACGATCAGGGCAGCCGCTACGACGGAGACGGCCGGCTCCAGGACTGGTGGACCGACGCCGATCGCGCCGCCTTCGAGGAGCGCACCAAGGCACTCATCGCGCAGTACGACGAGCTCGTCCCCGAAGGGCTGGACGCGGAGCATCACGTCAACGGCGCCCTGACGATCGGCGAGAACATCGGCGACCTCGGCGGCCTGGGCATCGCGCTGAAGGCCTACGAGCTGTCGCTCGCCGGCGCCGCGGATCCTGTCATCGACGGCTACACGGGAGTCCAGCGCCTGCTGCTCTCGTGGGCCCAGGTCTGGCAGCAGAAGAGCCGCGACGCCGAGACCCTGCGGCTCCTCACGATCGACCCGCACTCGCCGAACGAGTTCCGCTGCAACCAGATCGTGCGCAACATCGACGCCTTCTACGCCGCGTTCGACGTGAGCGAGGACGATGCGCTGTGGCTGCCGCAGGAGTCCCGGGTGACCATCTGGTGACCGATCACCGCACTCTGTGACGATCTCCCCGGCGGCGGGGTTACGATATCCCTGCCGCTGGGGAGCGCATCCTCTCGGTATCCCGCAATCCCCATCCCCCCTAAGGATCACGCGTGGGCGCTCCCGAGCCTTTCGAAGGGTTCCGCAACTCGCAGGCCCCGGCCTCTGCCGGCGGACGCCGGTCGCAGCGCGCCAGCAGGCGCCTCCCGCGACGAGCCGCCGTCGGACGCCGGTCGTTCACCTCGACCCTGCGGTCGCTGGAGGAGCTGGCGGACGCCGGTGCGCAGGTCTCCGTGCACGTCGTCGACCTCGACAGCCACGTGCACGTGCTCTCGGGCGATGACCACGTCACGATGCCGGTCGCGGGGCTCGGCGTCGTGCCGCTGCTGATCGAGGTGGCGGCGGGTTTCGAGAACGGCACGCTGGATCCCCTGGAGATCGTCGACCGCACGGTCGTGGAGGCGGTGGAGACCTCGGGGCTGTGGCGGAACCTGCATGCCCCCGCGCTGCCGCTCGAAGATCTCGCGGTGCTGGCTGCCACCGCCGGTGACCCGATCGCGGTGAACGCTCTGCTGCAGCGGGTCGGGCACGATCGAGTGCGCGAGCGCATCGAGTCGCTCGGGCTGCGTCGCACAGCACTGCTCGACCGCTTCCGCGACCAGCGCGGTCCCGACGACGCACCGCAGGTCGCGGTGGGATCGGCCCGCGAGCTCGCCGGCCTCTTCTCGGCGCTCGTGAACTCGCAGGTCGTCGACGCCGCGGTCAGCGCCCAGGTGTCGGAGTGGCTCAGCCTCAATCAGGATCTGAGCCTGGTGGCGGCATCCACGGGTCTCGATCCGTTCTCGCACGATCACGACGCCCACGGGCTGCTCTTCATCAACAAGACGGGCCGCGATCGCGGCGTGCGTGCCGAGGCCGGCGTGCTCGCCGGGCCCCGCGCCGGCATCGCCTACTCGCTCATCGTCTGCTTCGACGACCTCTCGATCACCCACCGTCTGCGCGCGCACGACGCGTTCCGCGTGCTCGGTGTCGAGCTCATGGAGTACACGCACTGAGCGCCGTCGCTCTCGGCCGAAGCGTCAGCCCGGCAGCGACGGATGCTGCTCGGCGCTGCGCTGGCGGGGGATGAACAGCGACAGCACGACGGCGACGATGCCCGCGGCGATCGCCAGCCAGAAGCACACGTCGAACGCGGCGCGCGTCGGCATCGCCACGCCGCCGGCGTCGGTGCTCATCGCCGCGAGGATCCCGCCCATGACGGCGGAGGCGCTGGACGTGCCGACCGAGCGGAACAGGGCGTTCAGGCCGTTGGATGCTCCGGTCTCGTTCGCCGGGACGGAGCGCATGATGATCATCGGCATGGCCGCGAAGGTGAAACCGATGCCCACGCCGATGAGGATGTTCGCGGCGAGGATGTGCCACACCTCGCTCGACCACAGCAGCACGAACAGATAGGCGAGCACGATCGCGGCAGCGCCGATGGTGAAGAGCGGGCGTGGGCCGACGGTGCGCTCGAGCCGTCCGGACAGCGGTGAGATGACCATCATCACCAGTCCGGCCGGCATGACGACGAGCGCGGCGCCGACCATGTCGAGGCCGAACCCCGAGCTCGCGACGGGCATCTCGAGCAGCTGCGGGAACGTGATGTTGGATCCGAACAGGGCGAAGCCCATGCCGATCGCGGCGATGTTCGTGAAGAGCACGGCGGGACGCGCGGCGACGCGCAGGTCGAGCAGCGGGTCTTTCGTGCGCAGCTGGTACCAGCCCCAGACGAGCAGCACGATGACGCCGCCGATGATGCTCGTGAGCGTGAGGGGCGCCGTCCAGCCCCACTCCGCACCTCGGGACACGAAGAGCAGGATGCCGGTGAGCCCGATCGCGAGCCCGATCGCGCCGATCACGTCGAGGCGGCCGGGGGAGCGCAGGACGTCTTCCGGCACGACCAGCAGCACGAGCGCGAGGCCGACGGCTCCGAGCGCGGCGGCGAGCCAGAAGAGCATGTGCCAGTCGGCGTGCTCGGCGAGAAGAGCGGCGACCGGGAGTCCGATCGCTCCGCCCACGCCCATGGTGGCGCTCATCAGGGCGACAGCGGTTCCCAGGCGCTCGGGTGGCAGGACGTCGCGCATGATCGCGATGCCGAGCGGGACGACACCCGTGACGGCACCCTGCAGGGCGCGGCCGATGATGACGCCCACGATCGATCCGGAGAGTGCGGCGATGAGGGAACCGGCGACGAGGAGCGCCAGCAACACGATCACGACGCGGCGCTTGCCGTACATGTCGCCCAGGCGTCCGGAGATCGGGGTGGCGACGGCGGCCACGAGCAGTGTGATCGTGACGACCCAGGTGGTGTCCTCGCGTGAGGCGTTCAGGAGCTGCGGGAGCTCCGCCTGCAGCGGCACCACCAGCGTGAACATGAACGACGAGCACAGCCCCGCGAAGGCGAGGACCGCGACGATCGCCCATTTCGGCGGGGTTCTCGAGAGACGTCTCCTGGCCTTGTCCTCGTTCGCACCCACCGACCAAGGCTATCGGCGCTCCCGACACCCGAGGGTCGAACGGCTCTGACTAACATGTGGACATGGTCACGAGCAGCGTCGCTCCGGACGATCCGGCCGCCAGTCGCGGCATCTCCCGGCGCACCCAGTCCGACATCTACCGCGCCGGCATCAGCGGGACGAAGCCCGCGGTGCCGATCGACTCCGCGGGGCTGAAGGCGGCGGCGCGCAAGGCGCTGAGCGCCGAGGCGTTCGCCTACATCGCCGGAGGTGCGGGCGCCGAGCGAACCGTGGCGGCCAACCGCGCGGCGTTCGGGCGCTGGCAGGTGTGGCCGCGTCCGCTGCGCGATGTCTCCGTGCGCGACCTCGGCGTCGACTTCCTCGGCACGCGCCGTCCGACTCCGCTGCTGCTCGCTCCGCTCGGGGTGATGGAGATGGCGCACGCGGATGCCGACCTCGCGGTGGCCAGAGCCGCGGCATCCGTCGGCGTGCCGTACACGCTCTCGAACCAGGCGTCGTTCCCGATGGAGCAGGTGGCGGATGCCGCGCCGCAGGGGTCCCGCCTGTTCCAGCTCTACTGGTCGGCATCGGACGACCTGAACCGCTCGCTGCTCGCCCGCGCCGAGGCGTCCGGCTGCGAGGCGATCGTCGTCACGCTCGACACTCATCTGCTGGGCTGGCGGACGCGGGATCTCGATCTGGCGTATCTGCCGTTCACTCGGGGCATGGGCATCGCGCAGTACATGAGCGATCCGGTCTTCCAGCAGCTCGTGCGCGAACGGGTGAGCGCTCCGAAGACGGATGCCGCGGCCGTGAAGGTCACGCCCCAGGCCGTCCGGGCGGCACTGACGATCGCGAGGAAGGGCGCGCCTCTCACAGGAGGCGGCTCGCTGCGCGACAACCTGCGCTCACCCCTGCCGAGGGCCGCGGTCGAGACGTTCCTCGATGTGTTCTCCACCCCGGCGCTGACCTGGGGCGACCTCGCCAAGGCTCGGGAGTGGACGACCCTGCCGATCATCCTCAAGGGGATCGTGCACCCCGACGATGCGCAGAGCGCCCTGGACGCCGGGATGGACGGGATCTGGATCTCCAACCACGGCGGCCGCCAGATCGACCAGTCCGTGCCCACGCTCGCCGTGCTGCCCGAGATCGCCGACCGCGTGGCCGGCCGGGTGCCGATCGTGTTCGACTCCGGCGTGCGCGGAGGAGCGGATGCCGCGATCGCCCTGGCTCTGGGCGCCACCGTCGTGGCGCTCGGGCGTCCCTACGCGTACGGTCTCGGCATCGCGGGGGAGGCGGGGGTGCGCGAGGTGATCCGCAACGTGCTCGCCGAGCTCGACATCACCGTCGGCCTGGCGGGCCTGACGTCGGTGTCGCAGCTGGATCGGGACGCCCTGCGCGCCGTCTGATCCGGATGCCGATTCCTCGAACCGGCCGAGGAGGGGCAGACTGGGTTCGTGCGAACCATC
This genomic interval from Microbacterium sp. LWH11-1.2 contains the following:
- a CDS encoding MFS transporter, coding for MGANEDKARRRLSRTPPKWAIVAVLAFAGLCSSFMFTLVVPLQAELPQLLNASREDTTWVVTITLLVAAVATPISGRLGDMYGKRRVVIVLLALLVAGSLIAALSGSIVGVIIGRALQGAVTGVVPLGIAIMRDVLPPERLGTAVALMSATMGVGGAIGLPVAALLAEHADWHMLFWLAAALGAVGLALVLLVVPEDVLRSPGRLDVIGAIGLAIGLTGILLFVSRGAEWGWTAPLTLTSIIGGVIVLLVWGWYQLRTKDPLLDLRVAARPAVLFTNIAAIGMGFALFGSNITFPQLLEMPVASSGFGLDMVGAALVVMPAGLVMMVISPLSGRLERTVGPRPLFTIGAAAIVLAYLFVLLWSSEVWHILAANILIGVGIGFTFAAMPMIIMRSVPANETGASNGLNALFRSVGTSSASAVMGGILAAMSTDAGGVAMPTRAAFDVCFWLAIAAGIVAVVLSLFIPRQRSAEQHPSLPG
- a CDS encoding DUF1992 domain-containing protein, with the protein product MTDPRESAARYRARQQQGSTGDDEEGIAPGVAAAVDRAAFIETAIQVAIRRGEFDDLPGAGKPLEGLGTHHDPDWWIRRKIETENLTGLGPPAILLRNEDRELDDQLDLLGRESDVRDVLADFNRRVIEARRQLQGGPPVVTATRDVEASVAAWRERRAARPAASAPEPERRRRRWGIRKTE
- a CDS encoding MATE family efflux transporter, whose translation is MTARRSLNREILRLAVPALGALIAEPAFLIVDAALVGHLGTTPLAGLGIAGAVLQTIVGLMVFLAYSTTPAVARRFGAGRPGEAVTVGVNGMWLALALGAALAVVGTVASPWLVSLFGAGEAVAEQANAYLVISMWGLPAMLIVFAATGLLRGMQDTVTPLWIAGLGFGANALLNWLFIYGLGWGIAGSAAGTVAAQWGMVAAYVLVVRRLATRHSASLRAQRAGMRSTAASGGWLFLRTVSLRVALLVTVAVATGIGTEELAGWQIVFTIFSAAAFALDALAIAAQALIGKELGAGDEKQVHRVLGRTVAWGAWFGLAVGALIAASSGVLGLVFTGDPEIAALVQPALILLAAAQPVAGIVFVLDGVLMGANDARYLAIAGALNLVPFLPVLWIIAAVGVDGSTGLVWLALAFFGVYLLARLATLGWRVRSGRWLAAAV
- a CDS encoding alpha-hydroxy-acid oxidizing protein; the encoded protein is MVTSSVAPDDPAASRGISRRTQSDIYRAGISGTKPAVPIDSAGLKAAARKALSAEAFAYIAGGAGAERTVAANRAAFGRWQVWPRPLRDVSVRDLGVDFLGTRRPTPLLLAPLGVMEMAHADADLAVARAAASVGVPYTLSNQASFPMEQVADAAPQGSRLFQLYWSASDDLNRSLLARAEASGCEAIVVTLDTHLLGWRTRDLDLAYLPFTRGMGIAQYMSDPVFQQLVRERVSAPKTDAAAVKVTPQAVRAALTIARKGAPLTGGGSLRDNLRSPLPRAAVETFLDVFSTPALTWGDLAKAREWTTLPIILKGIVHPDDAQSALDAGMDGIWISNHGGRQIDQSVPTLAVLPEIADRVAGRVPIVFDSGVRGGADAAIALALGATVVALGRPYAYGLGIAGEAGVREVIRNVLAELDITVGLAGLTSVSQLDRDALRAV
- a CDS encoding M13-type metalloendopeptidase yields the protein MTDVLPVGLALDEFSSDIRPQDDLYRHVNGAWLARTEIPGDKARWGSFHLLAEQAEKDVRTIIEESQDAEDSTLARKIGDLFASFMDTARIEAAGTAPLADTLAEIDAIDSIPSFLRTVGAYDRDGRAHLIGFYVDGDPGDPERYVPVIVQSGLSLPDESYFRLDTFEETRAKYRAHLERLLALAGIADAAAQADRAITLETELAGHHWDNVKSRDAVATYNLRNWTEIQELAGVDLAPWREAVAPSNPRAFDEAVVSQPSFLEGLGALLTAERLDDWKAWLRAQVVHAAAPYLTDDFVQENFSFYGTELTGVPTIRERWKRGVSVTEGALSEAIGKVYVERHYPPTAKAAMDELVANLIEAYRRSITDLEWMTAETRERALAKLDSFTPKIGHPTVWRDYSSLTIDRADLFGNIRRAAIVEHDRHVDKVGKPIDRDEWHMPPQMVNAYYNPSMNEIVFPAAILQYPFFDAARDAAANYGGIGAVIGHEIGHGFDDQGSRYDGDGRLQDWWTDADRAAFEERTKALIAQYDELVPEGLDAEHHVNGALTIGENIGDLGGLGIALKAYELSLAGAADPVIDGYTGVQRLLLSWAQVWQQKSRDAETLRLLTIDPHSPNEFRCNQIVRNIDAFYAAFDVSEDDALWLPQESRVTIW
- a CDS encoding serine hydrolase, encoding MGAPEPFEGFRNSQAPASAGGRRSQRASRRLPRRAAVGRRSFTSTLRSLEELADAGAQVSVHVVDLDSHVHVLSGDDHVTMPVAGLGVVPLLIEVAAGFENGTLDPLEIVDRTVVEAVETSGLWRNLHAPALPLEDLAVLAATAGDPIAVNALLQRVGHDRVRERIESLGLRRTALLDRFRDQRGPDDAPQVAVGSARELAGLFSALVNSQVVDAAVSAQVSEWLSLNQDLSLVAASTGLDPFSHDHDAHGLLFINKTGRDRGVRAEAGVLAGPRAGIAYSLIVCFDDLSITHRLRAHDAFRVLGVELMEYTH